A window of Sedimentibacter sp. MB31-C6 genomic DNA:
AGTTACAGAATTAATTTCAATTTCTACTCTTTCTTTTACATAATTTATAGCATCTTTACTTGCTCCATGAACTTGAGGTGTGCACCTTAATGAATATGCATCTTGTACTCTTATATCACCTTGTTTAGTTATCATTTTACTTTCATTTAAAAGTTGTAGTAAGATTTTCGCTGTATCAATTTGACCTTTATGAGGTCTTACATCATGAACCCTATTATCTAAAGTTGTTACAATACCATTTTGAGCTTCAAAACTTAAAGCAGCTGCAATATCTGCAGTTTTAACTAAATTAAGTGCATCATACACTGTTAATGCTCCAACAGCTGTCATTACTTGAGTTCCATTTATTAATGCTAGTCCTTCTTTTGAAGTTAATTCAATAACAGGCACTCCTGCTTTTTTCATAGCAGATTCTCCTGATAAAACTTCGCCCTTATATTCAGCTTTGCCTAATCCAATCATTGGCAATACAACATGAGATAAAGGTGCTAAATCTCCACTTGCTCCAAGAGAGCCTTTTTGTGGTACTATTGGATGAACTCCCTTATTTAGCATATCTATCATAGTATTAATTGTTTCTAGCCTTGCTCCTGAATAACCCTTAGCCAAATTATTTATTCTCAAAAGAATAATTCCTCTGACTACCTCTGTTTCAAAAGGTTTTCCTGCTCCGACAGCGTGAGTCACAATTAAATTTTTTTGAAGTAATTTAGACTCTTCCTTAGAAATGGAAACATCGCTAAACTTACCAAAACCAGTTGTTATACCATATACTACATCACCATTTTCAACAAAGTTATCTACTGTTTTTCTAGATTCAATAATCCTTTCAATAGCAGATTCAGATAACTCAACCTTCTTGTATTCTCTACATACCTCAACAACTTCTTCTAATGTTAAGGTATTCCCTGTAATTAAAACCTTTTCCATATTATCCTCCTTTTTTTAAAAAAATAAGGCGAATTTTAGCATACCTTAAGTATACCAAAATTCGCCTCCTCATATCTATTGTCTGTAGGCTTATATTTTACTAAATTCAGTATACATCAAACTAATAAAAATGTCAAGAGTCTATAATGTAATTTGCACATTTTTACCATTTTTAATCTTCGTCTAGAATTATTAATTTTGCATCTACAACTGCTGGAATGTCACCACTTACATTATCAGGATATACTACAATTTCTTCTTCTGTATTAAGTGAAGAATGCGCAAAATTAGTTATAGTATCTAATCCTACAAAAATATCATACTCCTTTTTATCACCGTCTATACCATATAATCTCATCATTCCTGATGTATCTCTAGAAATTTCCTTTACTGTAACATGTATCCTTGAAGCTTCAATATAATAAGATATCATTTGATTTTCATCATTTTTTTCAACATAATCAACTATAAACTGATCTCCACTTTTCAAATCTATATCACCTAAATTACTTAATTTTACATCTCCCATTTCAGTTAAAGCTAATAGGTAGTCATCTGTTATTTCACCTACAGTGCCAGATATTCTTCTAATAGGTTCTCCTGAAGATGTATGTCTAGAATTATAATCATAGTACTCATCAGAGACTGCTTCATATTTATCTCCATCAAGTTTATTTAATCCTACATATTCACCAATATAATAATTATTTATTTGTTCTTGATCAACACTGTATACATCAACCTTATCATTATTTTCTACATGCAAACCATCTTTGTCAATTTTGACAATTCTTCCTTGCGCACTGTACCTTCCAGGTGTTTCATTAATACTTTGATTATTTGTGTTTCCATCATTTACATTATTATCTCCATTTTCGTTGGCGCATCCTATTATATTTAATAGTAATGTAAAATATAATATTAATAATAACCTCTTTTTTAAACTCATAAAGACCTCCAATAATTATTGTCAATTTTTATGTATTTTTTCCCATAATATTTTAATTATTCCACCAACTGCAAACACCCTAAATTTATATTGTATTTTTTACAAAAGTTGTTTACAATTAATATATTATTATGGTATATTAATACTGAATGTAAAAAATATAATAAAAATAATTACGATATGAAGATAAAGGATGTATATTATGGATTCAATAGATATTAAAATTATTTACAATATAGAAAGAGAAGGTAGAATTTCTCATGAAGAATTATCCAAAAGATTAAATTTGTCTAGACCCGCTATACATAATAGAGTTAACAAGTTAGAAGAACAAGGAATAATATCTGGTTATAGAGCAAATATTAATTGGGTAAAACTCGGTTATACAACAAACGCATTGATATCACTTAGAGTCAGAACTACGAATTATGATAAATTATTAAAGGAATTAAAAAATCTTATAATTCCAAATTTAGTAATAGAAGAGTGCCACATCGTAACTGGAACATGGTGTATAATGATGAAAGTCCGATGTACTAGTCCTCTTGAATTAAAAGCACTCCAAGACGAATTATATAAAATAGATTGTATAAAGGAATCTTCAACTTCGTTAATTTTATCTTCAATTTATGAGTAAAATATGAAAACCAACAATTCTGCAATTGTTGGTTTTTAATTTTTTACTTTATCTTTGATCTAATGCTTTATTTACAGCTTCTTTTATAGCATTACTTGTCATAGTTGCACCAGAAACGCTATCTACATCAGTAGAATCTGCTTCAACAATTTTATCGGGTAATTCTTCTAATGCTAATGTACCAACACCTTCAGTTTCATCTTCACCAACTGCATCCACTGAAACTATGTCTTCTCCATTTACTACTACTGTAACAGTCACTTCACCGCCATAACCTTGTGCAGAGCCAGTCAATGTTTCAGAGTCTTCATTGTCAGTACCATCATCTATGATGTCATCATCCAAATTTTCTTCTATATCATCACCTACATCTTCAATATCGTCACCTGCTTCGTCAACAATATCACCACCATTATCTCCAACATCACCAACATCACCAGCATTATCATCCTCGGCACATGCAACCATACTAATGCACAATAATATGCATAATAATAATGATAATTT
This region includes:
- the hutH gene encoding histidine ammonia-lyase yields the protein MEKVLITGNTLTLEEVVEVCREYKKVELSESAIERIIESRKTVDNFVENGDVVYGITTGFGKFSDVSISKEESKLLQKNLIVTHAVGAGKPFETEVVRGIILLRINNLAKGYSGARLETINTMIDMLNKGVHPIVPQKGSLGASGDLAPLSHVVLPMIGLGKAEYKGEVLSGESAMKKAGVPVIELTSKEGLALINGTQVMTAVGALTVYDALNLVKTADIAAALSFEAQNGIVTTLDNRVHDVRPHKGQIDTAKILLQLLNESKMITKQGDIRVQDAYSLRCTPQVHGASKDAINYVKERVEIEINSVTDNPIIFSDTKEGISGGNFHGQPMALSFDFLGIALSELANISERRLERLVNPSLSGLPAFLVEHGGLNSGFMIVQYSAAALVSENKILAHPASVDSIPSSANQEDHVSMGTIAARKAKEIMENVRRVLSMEIMCACQGIDLRGNKGLGKGTKPAYNAIRKCVPTLTEDRPLYEDINKCEDLLIDNTIVKVCENEAGEILF
- a CDS encoding Lrp/AsnC family transcriptional regulator, producing the protein MDSIDIKIIYNIEREGRISHEELSKRLNLSRPAIHNRVNKLEEQGIISGYRANINWVKLGYTTNALISLRVRTTNYDKLLKELKNLIIPNLVIEECHIVTGTWCIMMKVRCTSPLELKALQDELYKIDCIKESSTSLILSSIYE
- a CDS encoding FMN-binding protein, producing the protein MKKLSLLLCILLCISMVACAEDDNAGDVGDVGDNGGDIVDEAGDDIEDVGDDIEENLDDDIIDDGTDNEDSETLTGSAQGYGGEVTVTVVVNGEDIVSVDAVGEDETEGVGTLALEELPDKIVEADSTDVDSVSGATMTSNAIKEAVNKALDQR